From the genome of Triticum aestivum cultivar Chinese Spring chromosome 3B, IWGSC CS RefSeq v2.1, whole genome shotgun sequence, one region includes:
- the LOC123067372 gene encoding putative transcription factor bHLH041 has protein sequence MIALRRDQRGRSGVSRSLAFPPPSRAAPPQPLRHRTASFGARRRTKPACGQKMFKKSMSVLVKMQTAMRYSHQQHHFQQASAEAELSSVNQLQHMISERNRREKDLNDSFLALKTILPPGSKKDKTSILITAREYVNSLKSKVCDLEEKNKALQAQLAECARGAGVAEDDPEKVEIQITREAADREDGTTTSEVCTVKIAARPAHGNTMDVVLRTLQCLNDQMGEDDVSLVAMSTNDGDGLTGAFLAMQLKSASGAKWEEEVVREAVGKAVAARTGADRRGDAAGRSGHAE, from the exons ATGATCGCGCTCCGACGCGACCAACGCGGCCGATCCGGCGTGTCCCGGAGCTTGGCCTTCCCTCCGCcgagccgcgccgcgccaccgcagCCTCTGCGCCACCGCACAG CGTCCTTCGgcgcgaggcggaggacgaagccGGCATGCGGGCAGAAGATGTTCAAGAAATCCATGTCCGTCCTGGTCAAGATGCAAACGGCGATGAGGTACAGCCACCAGCAGCACCACTTCCAGCAAGCGTCGGCGGAGGCCGAGCTTTCGTCGGTGAACCAGCTGCAGCACATGATCTCCGAACGCAATCGCCGGGAGAAGGAC CTCAACGACAGCTTCCTGGCTCTCAAGACCATCCTTCCTCCCGGCTCCAAG AAAGACAAGACGTCTATACTGATCACCGCGAGGGAGTACGTGAACTCCCTCAAGTCCAAGGTCTGCGACctcgaggagaagaacaaggcgcTCCAGGCGCAGCTGGCCGAGTGCGCCCGCGGCGCCGGGGTCGCAGAAGACGACCCCGAGAAGGTCGAAATCCAAATAACCAGAGAGGCGGCGGATCGGGAAGATGGGACGACTACGAGTGAGGTTTGCACCGTGAAGATAGCGGCGAGGCCGGCGCATGGCAACACGATGGACGTGGTGCTCAGGACACTGCAGTGCCTCAATGATCAGATGGGGGAAGACGACGTCAGCCTGGTGGCAATGAGCACCAACGACggcgacggcctcaccggagcaTTCCTGGCGATGCAGCTCAAA TCAGCGTCCGGCGCCAAGTGGGAGGAGGAGGTGGTCAGGGAAGCCGTGGGGAAGGCCGTCGCGGCCCGCACGGGCGCCGACCGCCGTGGCGACGCCGCCGGCCGGTCTGGGCACGCTGAATGA